Proteins co-encoded in one Bremerella sp. TYQ1 genomic window:
- a CDS encoding PcfJ domain-containing protein: MNTVRDRSVILKAIPSNRCCHRYDVRTLVIGCRRIASYPKQWIRPLEAWQPEGDYAVAQFRSLMSHLFEEYPAPNHLALSWINLYYSFEPWYIELYLHMAKGLGIRQYSGSPLPLELNRSAAIWFNCSPDDLDPEFALEWSLVRSWGGDEKVARLFATECTFSLKKETARFWESAIRFLMKYMPITDQEVLEIILFLNQQKYEPAEDTWGRGGGAEPLQPGFSLKGRTLKSLRRHMIHWREELLAKRPELGTVTHDWQPMEVGSLQFQEDGTQWTIEELTNDKSLIIEGTVMQNCVGDYVRNCTLRQSSIWSMRAGRNGYRKRICTIEVSPDSRVVVQFKAKANSSPSDKCREVLKQWAEREGLVIGIYC, from the coding sequence ATGAATACGGTGCGAGATCGTTCCGTCATTCTTAAGGCCATTCCATCCAATAGGTGTTGTCATCGCTACGACGTTCGAACGCTCGTGATCGGTTGCCGGAGAATTGCTTCCTATCCCAAGCAATGGATTCGTCCCTTGGAAGCATGGCAGCCTGAAGGTGACTACGCGGTTGCGCAATTCCGTTCGTTAATGTCGCATTTATTCGAGGAGTACCCGGCGCCGAATCATTTGGCACTTTCCTGGATTAACTTGTATTACAGCTTCGAGCCATGGTACATCGAACTGTATTTGCACATGGCCAAAGGACTGGGCATTCGTCAGTATTCGGGCAGTCCTCTACCGTTGGAATTGAATCGTTCCGCGGCGATTTGGTTCAATTGCTCGCCGGATGATTTGGATCCAGAGTTTGCGCTGGAATGGTCCCTCGTGCGAAGCTGGGGAGGTGACGAAAAAGTTGCTCGACTCTTTGCTACTGAGTGTACCTTTTCTCTAAAAAAAGAGACGGCACGATTCTGGGAGTCAGCGATTCGCTTCTTAATGAAGTACATGCCGATCACTGATCAGGAAGTGCTGGAGATTATTTTGTTCCTTAACCAGCAGAAGTACGAACCAGCGGAAGATACCTGGGGGCGTGGTGGAGGAGCCGAACCACTTCAACCAGGATTCAGCTTGAAAGGGAGGACGCTCAAATCACTGCGCCGGCACATGATTCATTGGCGAGAGGAACTACTTGCCAAGCGGCCAGAGCTTGGAACCGTTACGCACGACTGGCAGCCGATGGAAGTTGGTTCTCTGCAGTTCCAAGAGGATGGAACCCAATGGACGATCGAAGAACTGACCAATGACAAGTCGCTGATAATCGAGGGTACAGTTATGCAGAATTGCGTTGGCGATTACGTACGGAACTGTACGCTTCGGCAATCCTCTATTTGGTCGATGCGCGCCGGTCGAAATGGTTACCGAAAACGGATCTGTACGATTGAAGTGAGTCCTGACTCACGCGTTGTTGTTCAGTTCAAAGCGAAAGCCAACTCTTCACCTTCTGATAAGTGCCGTGAGGTGCTAAAGCAATGGGCCGAGCGAGAAGGGCTTGTCATCGGGATCTATTGTTGA